The Thalassophryne amazonica chromosome 6, fThaAma1.1, whole genome shotgun sequence genome includes a region encoding these proteins:
- the LOC117512600 gene encoding rhodopsin-like yields MNGTEGPHFYVPMSNRTGLVLSPFEHPQYYLAEPWKYSLLATYMLFLIITAFPINFLTLYVTVKHKKLRTPLNYVLLNLAVADLFMVVGGFTVTLYTALHGYFSLGITGCNIEGFFATLGGEIALWSLVVLAVERYFVVCKPMSNFRFGEKHAISGVAFTWIMALTCAAPPLFGWSRYIPEGMQCSCGIDYYTPKPEINNTSFVIYMFVLHFCIPLVIIFFCYSRLLCTVRAAAVQQQESETTQRAEKEVTRMVIVMVISFLVCWVPYATVAWYIFANQGTEFGPVFMTAPAFFAKSATLYNPVIYILLNRQFRNCMITTVCCGKNPFKEEDTVVTTTFKTQSSSISSSQVAPA; encoded by the exons ATGAACGGCACTGAAGGACCTCATTTTTACGTGCCCATGTCCAACAGGACGGGCCTGGTGCTCAGCCCGTTTGAGCACCCTCAGTACTACCTGGCTGAGCCGTGGAAGTACTCTCTTCTGGCTACCTACATGCTGTTCCTCATCATCACCGCCTTCCCCATCAACTTCCTCACTCTCTATGTCACCGTCAAACACAAAAAACTCAGGACCCCGCTCAACTATGTGCTGCTCAACCTGGCTGTAGCTGATCTCTTCATGGTGGTGGGCGGCTTCACTGTCACGCTCTACACAGCCCTGCATGGATACTTCAGCTTGGGCATCACTGGCTGCAATATCGAAGGATTCTTTGCCACCTTAGGAG GAGAGATTGCTCTTTGGTCTCTGGTGGTTTTGGCTGTGGAGCGTTACTTTGTGGTGTGTAAACCAATGAGCAACTTCCGCTTTGGAGAGAAACATGCCATTTCCGGGGTTGCATTTACATGGATCATGGCTTTGACCTGTGCAGCACCTCCACTATTCGGATGGTCACG GTACATTCCAGAGGGAATGCAGTGCTCCTGTGGGATTGACTACTATACCCCCAAGCCGGAAATCAACAACACCTCATTCGTCATCTACATGTTTGTCCTCCATTTCTGCATCCCGCTTGTCATCATCTTCTTCTGCTACAGTCGCCTGCTGTGCACCGTGCGAGCG GCTGCAGTCCAGCAGCAAGAGTCTGAAACCACCCAGCGAGCAGAGAAAGAAGTGACCCGCATGGTCATCGTCATGGTGATCTCCTTCCTGGTGTGCTGGGTTCCTTATGCAACAGTGGCGTGGTACATCTTTGCCAATCAGGGAACCGAGTTTGGACCGGTGTTCATGACAGCTCCAGCCTTCTTCGCCAAATCTGCCACTTTATACAACCCAGTTATCTATATTCTGCTAAACAGACAG TTCAGGAACTGCATGATAACTACAGTGTGCTGCGGAAAGAACCCGTTTAAAGAGGAAGATACCGTCGTGACTACCACCTTCAAAACCCAGTCTTCCTCCATCTCCTCCAGCCAAGTGGCCCCTGCTTGA